The DNA region TGATTCATTAAGAGATGAAGTTCGGGTTTTGAGGAGGCTTCCTAAACGGTATAGCACCAAGTATGGTTACCACATGTTCGAAATGCCTCCTGTCAGCTGGTCTGATGAAAACTATTACCTTAAGCAGgtgtgtttttttgttcttgctGATGAGTTATTTTGATCTGTGTATCTTGATTTTCaagttcttttatttttcaggtGTTGCCTCTTTTTAGTAAACACAAAGTTGTGCATTTCAATAGGACAGATACCCGTCTGGCGAACAATGGTCTTTCGCTCCCACTCCAGTGGCTTAGGTGTCGGGTGAACTTCCAGGGACTTAAGTTCACTCCACAGCTTGAGGCTTTGGGGTCTAAGTTAGTCCGCATTCTACAGCAAAGAGGGCCTTTTCTGGCTTTGCATCTGAGATATGAGATGGATATGTTAGCTTTCTCTGGTTGCACTCATGGTTGCAGTCAGGAAGAAGCGGAAGAGCTCAAAAAGATGAGGTTTGCCTTCCGAAAATCTTGTCTTGAATTGGTGCTTTGTTGGATGGAGTATATATGTCTGTTTACCCTGTCTTTTTTGTTGCGCGTGGACTGTTTTGTTTAGGTACACATATCCCTGGTGGAGAGAGAAGGAGATAAACTCAGAGGAGAGGAGGGCGCAAGGGCTGTGTCCTCTGACGCCAGAGGAGGTGGCATTGGTTCTAAAAGCATTGGGATTCGATCAAAATACACAGATATACATTGCTGCTGGCGAGATTTATGGGAGCGAGCATAGACTTTCCGTTCTAAGGGAAGCATTCCCGAGAATTGTGAGTCTACCGGTCCCAACTTCCCTAAGGAGTTGTCAATTGTATCTTTATTAAAAATGCACTTTTCCTCATCAGTTTTGCTCTCACATGTGGTTATAGGTAAAGAAGGAAATGCTATTGGAGTCGGGAGAGTTGCAACAGTTTCAGAACCATTCATCTCAAATGGCTGCTCTAGATTTCATGGTATCTGTGGCCAGCAACACTTTTATTCCCACGTATGATGGAAACATGGCAAAAGTCGTGGAAGGTCATCGAAGGTGATATTGAGACTGAATCCATTTATATTCCACGACAATTGACAAAGTAATGTTAAGAAAACGATACATGTGATGTTGCTTGACTTTGCAGATACCTCGGGTTTAAGAAAACAATCCTGCTTGACCGCAAGAGACTGGTGGAGCTACTGGACTTACATAACAACAAGACCCTCACGTGGGATCAGTTTGCAGTAGCTGTAAAGGAAGCACATGAGAGACGAAGAGGAGCACCTACACATCGAAGAGTGATCTCTGACAAACCAAAGGAGGAAGATTACTTCTACGCTAACCCTCAAGAATGTCTTTGCGAAGGTACAAATTGCCACGATCTGTCTGGCCATAGAAACTCTACTTTAACACGTTGAAGTCACATTTCTTTTAGCATACACTATCTCATTACTTCTGCAAGAGGACGGGAACGCGAAACACCTGGAAACTGAGCTGCATAGTTCAGTTCCTTCCCTGAGTTTTGTTcccatttttgttttgtaactttttcaaaatttctctGCATAGTTGCTGAtcttgatttatttgtttttacgCGAGTTAAGATGTAACTAAAACAAGGTTATGTATCTCTCTCTCATCTTATAgaagtttcaaaattttggcAATAGCCTAACCATACAGATTGTTGTCTCTCCTCAACTCTTCTGTCTCAAGTGCTCGATTCCAACTCTATGCGAGCTGACTGATAACAGTCATGAAGTTGGGGAAAACGTTTGGCATCTGTAAAGATTATAGGATTGAACCGGGAAAACAAATGCTACTGTCTTTTCAACTTGATTCTTCAGACAAACTAGAAAATGTTGGAACCAGAAGCAATCACTAAAGGAAAGACCCAATATCACATTCAAAAGCTTAGCAAAAACCAGAAGAAAAAAGAACTTCTTAACCATCAACAAAGAAGTGACCTTTAAAGAGGAAACTTTCTGCTTTAAAAACAAAGTATTCAATCAGATAGAAAAGGTTCAACTGATCTCAATCAATCCACTTATTCTTCCCCCACACAAAGAAGTAACAGGTTATAATAATTAGGTAAAGAAACTCGACCATCATCAATGGTATCTAAACAACATTCTCTGGTAAAATTACCTAAATCTCCTCCCTCTCAGTTTTAACCCTGAGCTAGCTTCatcgccgccgcttcttcttcAGAGATCTTCTCCTTGTCGGCCTCGAGCTCCTTCTTCACCTGCTGCTCAGCAGCTCTCTCCGCAGCGAGGATCGGCTGGTAGTAATCGGAATGCTCATCCATACACTTCTTCAAGGTACTAGTGATCTCCATACACTTGGTGACGATGTCTTCCTTGTTCTTCTCAGCTTCCTCCACACACACTTCCCAAGCCGTGAACGACTCTTTGCATCCCCCTCCTTTCATGAACAAGCAAAACCCGCActctccttcctcttcctcctcttctcccTCTCCTCCTTGATTcgactcttcttcttcgtttggAGATCCGGATTCTACTGGATCTCTCCAAACAGTTGACGAATCTCCTAGCTCCTCCGACGGAGTAGGAGCTTCCTTTGGAGATTGGGAATCGGAATTCGCTGTCTTCGTCGGATCCGGAGATGACATGATCGATCGATCGCCCTTTACTCTCTAAGTCGCGAGATCGGATCTTTATGGAGGAATCGACGATACAGATGAAGAAAGTTCGTTGTTTCTGCCGCCGCCGACTCGTAGATTTGTAAAACGAAGCTTCTGTGTTAAACCCTCTCAAAAACCCTTTTGTGATCaccgttttttatttttttccttttttttctttttctttttggggttattatttaattattaatttgctgctacaaaatttatgaaacgcgttagagcatcattaacgcGGATGCTTAACGCGGGTGCTTAGTGTTTTtaggttaaaaagaaaaagaaaattatgtaattaaacAAACAACGACGCTTAATTAAGACTCACAAGCAACGGAGCTTATGCACACGTGTCACACATTCATCATCCTCTATCTTTCACGATCGAATCATCTTCTCTGGTGACTCCTCGGCGACTCCGACTCCATCTGGTGATCTCTCCGTTGCAGTAAACTTTGGCCACCACCGGATTGGTAACCGCCGGTTTCTTTCCTCCTCTCGCGCCAATAGCTGCCGCCGTAATTGGCTATTCAGAATCCCCTACACAAAAAATTTAGTGATttgaggagaggagaggagtgTTATAGACGAAGAAGAAAAAGCTTTTACCTTTCTAGTTACCAGAGAAGGAGCGCATGGGTTGATCTGGAGAAACGAGTTCGGGAGAGAAACCGCCATTGAAACTTTTATATCCCTTCCTCGTATTGTTTTTGAGTAGAACTTAGTTTCTGGGTAAATATCTCTACTAGTTGTGTTTAGTTTTTGTGATTTTGCTTCACTTTGATGTCTGACTGAATCTATTCTTTGTTGTGATTCATCTGTGTTCTTGCAGGGATCTTTTAAGGAGGAGACAAGATGagattagtttgtttttttggtttaacgTTTTGGTTTTGGACACACATAGATGCTCTGTTCATTACTTTCTTTTAAGGAGGAGACAAGATGAGATTAGTATGTGAATGTCTCGTTGTTTCATGTTTGTAATTTGACTCTCTCTGGCTTTGAATACAAGTACTTTGATCATAATGATATGTTCAGTAGATTTGAttgttttggattttgtttaatagaacACTTTGATGTAATCATATGTAAGTTTAAAGTTATGCTGTTTGTGTATCTGGTCTCACTTAATGCATTTCAAGCTAAAAAGAGGAAGCTCGGATTGGTTGTAGATGAGGATGAGGATACTAAGACAGAAGAAGGATATGGAGAGGGGCAGAGTGGGGATGACTTAACAAGACTTGTCAATGTTTGAGGTGAGTGTTATTGTGCTATTGATTTAGATATCTTCTCCTGTCTCCACACGTTTATGTAATTGTTAATTGTTATGGTGATGCAAGCTGGTCCCAACAAGCACCTCGTGTTGGTTCAAATGGGAATGGTGATCATAGCATGATCGATCTTAACTCCAACCCTCAGAGAGTACACGAGCCTGGATCAACTTACCAAGTAtgtattgttttagttttttttcttttaagaatcCCAAAATAAAAACCTCCCGTTGGAGCACAAAAATGTTCAGGGTGCTTAGCGTTGGATCTTAAATCACTTTTAcaacttaaaattattaaaaaaagaataagcaCTCCTATTTGGGGTtttgggttaatgatgctcttaatTGGATTAATGTAAACTAAACTTGTTtttacttgacaaaaaaaaacttgttttcaCTTAGCATACATAATATTCTAGACTGttatttcttcttgttctcattttataaatatttgataaacatATATGTGATTAAGATATTGTagtaaacaatttataaacacCCAATCAATTCATACAAGtgacaatttttatatatatatttctgctATAGTTAGGTTGCTCTTTTGATTTCTCATTTTATTGGATGGTAGTTGCAATTTTACTAGCGAAACTTACTGTATTCTCATTTTGATGGTTTGGGAGTCGATTGATTACAATTTACAAGTAAACTGATTTTTCACATTAAAATTTCCATATTTTACTAAATAGATTCAAGAAGAAGTATCTCTTAAACCAGCTTAGAATATAACAATTCTACATAAAAACATACTGTATCATGGATTACTCATATCATTTtaccaaagaaaaagaaaacataccaTTGTGCACAAGTTTTCCGCAAATTGATCGgttcaaaagaaataaaagaagttaattaataaattaggaAGACCCGATTAACCTCTGCGTGTTAATTTCAAACCCAAATTACTTATCATCACTTTTCCGAACGCACCATATTGGTTATATTAGTTAGAAATATCCAATCCGGTAAAACCGaacaaattaaaactaaaccaaaccaaaataaaaaaaagtattttgaaTTTGATAATACTGATAAACCGAATGAATATCATTTTTAAGAAACTGTGATATTCTTTTAGTATATAAACAGATCAAACCAAATAAAccgattaattaaaatataataatataaatatatataaattatacaatataattaatagtatagacatgatttattttattgatataatcTTCATTCTTAAATgttgattttagtaatttaatattttattttaaattaaaagttattttttatcaaattgaaaaaacataaattttacttttagtaTTATGGATTActaatatatcttatttttattccATAAAACTATTACTATTATTAACTAAATATGTTTACTGattatttaaatagtaaaatataaaatttaaatcagtctatttaaaaatcaaaatattgttaggttatattaaattttaaaccgatatctaatcatataaaataaaattcacgaaaatattttaaagggttattatatttatattttttagtataAAGGATAATTAAcgtatatttttagtttatacaaATCTACGGTATTAAACTGAACTAAACCATATTAgatatagttttaatatgagaattattttttttataaactaaaataactaaaaactgAAAGAAACCAGACCGGATTCGATGCCCAACTGTTACATGAGGATGCTCActcttatattttttgtaaaactcATTCTTATATTTAATCTGATTTATGTAGCCGCCGTTAGCCCAAATACCATTTTTTTTAGACCTGTATCGTTATATaatagaacaaagaaaaacattgaTGTGATATAATTCGTAtgtcaaaaaagaagaagacgtgGTATTATTCTTTCGTAAAACCGAGTTCAAAGAACAAATCAAACTAAACCCTTGtaaactaaagaaaatattgaaatattgaATGCGAATTTGTCAACAAAACAGTTGGAAAAAAACTACATGAAAAATACAACTTTTCTtggtttcaaaaagaaaatacaatttcTTTTTTAGATTTCCACATCACAAGATCAGATTGCTTATTGTAATTAAACAAAACTCGTATTTCCCATTCTTCTATAAACTTTGCTTATCGAAATTTATTTGCTCTCAGTCAACATCGCGAACTTTCGGATCTGAGCAAAGATTATTATTAGTTGAATACATAAATGAACATGACTTGTCAATTAAATACTAATACATGATTactgtaaaataataataataatgatcaTGACATGTGATGTATTGTATAGATTCCAAGTATTCGAAGTTACAACTATTgttgatatttcaaaataactcTCTCATTGGCCATTTCTTGATTAATTAACCATACAATACAGGTTGATGGTTCGCATAAATCGAAGATCAAAGACTTTTATACATTAAACGAAGGTAGAGTCACGTTCGGACTTCGTTGATAGTCACAACTCAACAATGACACATTAGAATATTCACTCTTATTCATAAATATAACCCCTTGTCCACCTTGCATCACGAATAAGAGTTGTAATAATCAcgctagatatatatataaactcttTTTGAATCAATCTCCTACTCATACTAAAGTCAACATGTATCACATACTTAAGATCTCCGGCGATGTTTTCAGGGCTATGGGTTTGAGGATCAAGATTCTGATAACAGTCATCTTTAGTGGCTTACTCATTGGTTCTGTCATCTTACTATCATTCTCAAACAACTTCGACGACCAACTTCTTGATGCTACACTCAATGGTAAGAAAAAAGATAACACTATATCTTTTGCGTTATGTTTTTGTTAACttgtattttcattttcttgtgATTAAAAGGTTCAAGTGAATCCGAACTACTCCATGATAAATTCCTAGGAGGGCTTTTAAAACCGGGTTTCGATGAAGGTTCTTGCGTGAGTAGGTATACTCAATCATTGTTGTATCGCAAGCCTTCACCATACAAGCCGTCGCCATATCTTGTCTCTAAGCTTAGAAGCTATGAGAAGCTTCACAAGCGTTGCGGTCCAGGCACAAAAGCTTACAAGAAAGCAACAAAGAATCTTGGTCATGATGATGAGAATTACGCAAGCAAATCCGTTGGTAAATGCAGATACATCGTGTGGGTCGCGGTTTACGGGCTTGGAAACAGAATACTCACTCTGGCATCTGTCTTCCTCTATGCTCTCTTGACAAACAGAGTCGTTCTTGTTGATCAAAGCAAAGACATCAGTGATCTCTTCTGCGAGCCGTTTCCAGGTACTTCTTTCTTTGGAATATTAAAGCCACAACATGTAATATTTGTTTCGTCTTAGCGGTTACTAGAACTGGAGACCTCTGACACAATGATCAGAATCCTTTCCAGTTGAGCTAACTATCTCTAGTGTTTCCAGGTACTTCATGGTTACTCCCTCGTGAGTTCCCACTGATGAATCAGATTGATGGATACAACAAGGAGTACTCTCGTTGTTACGGAACAATGTTGAACAATCATGCCATTAGCACGAACTCAACCCCACGGCATCTATATCTTCACATCTTACATGATTCAAGGGACGAAGACAAGATGTTCTTTTGCTCAAAGGATCAAGATGTGATCGATAAGGTTCCTTGGTTGATTGTCAAAGCCAACGTCTACTTTGTTCCATCTCTATGGTTTAATCCAAATTTTCAGACCGAACTGATGAAGCTGTTCCCTCAGAAAGAAGCAGTGTTTCATCACTTGGCTCGCTATCTTTACCACCCGACCAATCAAGTTTGGGGTATGGTCACTAGGTACCACGATGCACACTTAGCCAGAGCAGACGAGAGGCTCGGGATTCAAATACGTGTGTTCAGCGACAAAGCGGGATACTTCCAACACGTCATGGACCAGATCTTGTCTTGCACGCAAAGAGAGAAGCTATTACCACAAGTAGTCTCACAGGAAGAATCGAAACTCAATATGTCCAAAAGACAAAAACTCAAATCTGTTCTTGTCACGTCTTTATATCCAGAGTACGCTGATCGCCTCAAGAACATGTTTTGGGAAAAACCTAGCTCGACAGGAGAGTTGATAGAAGTTTATCAACCAAGCGGAGAAAGGTATCAACAAACGGATAACAAGCTTCACGACCAAAAGGCCTTGGCCGAGATGTATCTTCTGAGTTTGACGGATAAAATTGTCACAAGCGCTAGGTCCACGTTCGGATACGTTGCTCATAGTCTAGGAGGTTTAAAGCCATGGTTGCTCTATCAACCAAGGGATGCATCAGCTCCTGATCCGCCGTGTGTTCGGTCCACGTCGATAGACCCTTGTCACCTTACTCCTCCTTCTCATGgatgtgatgctgattggggaACTGACTCAGGGAAGGTTGTTCCTTTTGTAAAGCATTGTGAGGATCGAGACAACGATGGTCTGAAGCTATTTGATGAGTTATAATAGTTCTTGTTTATCATAACTGATTTCATTTGATTATTGAGTTACTGAAACAGAGGATCAGTGTTGTCTatcttttgattctcttctaTAACAATCATTCATATGTTTAATAGAGGATGTTACACTTTACAGTTTTACAATTGTATCCTTTACCAAGTTTACCATCCAAGCCAAGATAACAGCAAACGGACAAGAAGCTTCACAATCAATTCTTATTTAATTTATCTTCATTTTTTCTTAAGTACAAAACTAAGAATATCTTAGTTTTGGAAACAAATCATTACAAAATTTGATAAGGAAACATATTTAAAGTAATTAAACATGTTTAGTAATAAATATGACATGTAATGATCTTATTGGGTAAGTGATATTCTAGTTCActctctttaaaattttctaagagTTTATTATGACATTGCAACAATGAGAAATTTTCTAAGAGTTTTACTCTATTAGTAAGAGTTTTAAAAAAAGTAATGCATTAAGATTTGAAGATATTGTAGTCAAGCAAACCTCTTAGAGCTCGTCCTCTTTCATCTTGTGACGGTCGCAACATGAGAATCCACTCGCATCTCCTTCGTCCAAAAACCAGATTCAACATGAAGAAACTGGAAGACAACATCTCGTTTAAGATCTCAGGTGTGATGAAACTCACCATAACATTCGCCACTTGCTTAGTACTTTCCATGGTGCTACTAGTACTACCATCACACAACATCTTCAACGACCACAAGTCTCATCTTACAACCACCGGTAACAAATTGTCTAATTCATTTCAAAACTTGGTTAGAACAAACATAAACGCTCACTTGAATTATCTTTTCTTTCATGTTCTACTAGAAGAGCTTCTTGCAACAGGTTTTGATGAGGAATCTTGCATGAGTAGGTACCATCAGTCCTCTTTACGCAAACCTTCACCATACAAACCATCTACAAATCTTGTCTCTAAGCTTAGAAGCTACGAGATGCTTCACAAGCGTTGCGGTCCAGGCACAAAAGCTTACGAGAGAGCTACAAAGCAGCTTGGTAAAAACAATGTGATAAACAGCAGCGGTGATGATTGTCAATATGTAGTGTGGGCGCCTATGTTCGGTCTAGGAAACAGAATACTTTCCATGGTCTCTGTCTTCACCTACGCTCTTATGACAGATAGAGTCATGCTTGTCGACCAAAGGAACGATATAACCGACCTCTTCTGCGAGCCTTTTCCCGGTACTTCCTGGTTACTTCCTTCGGATTTTCCATTAACAAATCAGATAGATAGCTTCAACCGTACGCATTCGCATTGTTATGGGACCATGTTGAAGAACCATGCCGTTAACTCAACTACAAGACCGTCATATCTTTATATTGACATCTTCCATGACTCCAGGGATCATGATAAGAGGTTCTTCTGTGAAGAGAACCAAGCTTTCATCAAGAACGTCCCGTGGCTAGTTGTGAAGTCTAACCTTTACTACGCTCCATCTCTATGGTTAATACCTAGTTTTCAGACCAAACTCATGAAGCTGTTCCCGGAGAGAGATACAGTCTTCCACCATCTGAGCCATTATCTTTTACACCCGACAAACGAAGTTTGGGGAATGGTGACAAGATCCTACAACGCTTACTTATCAAGAGCTGACGAGGTACTAGGGCTTCAAATAAGAGTGTTCAGCACGCCATCTGGTTATTTCCAGCACGTGATGGACCAGATCCTGTCATGCACGCAAAGAGAGAAGCTCTTGCCTGAACTAGCTTCAAATGGATCGCAACAAGTGATGAATATAACGAAGACACCGAAACTTAAAGCTGTGCTTGTCACATCTCTACATCCAGAATACTCTGATGAGCTAAAGAACATGTTTATGGAACGACCTAGCTCAACAGGAGAGATAGTTGAAGTGTATCAGCCAAGCGGAGAAAGGGTTCAACAAACAGACAAGAAGGTACACGACCAAAAAGCTCTCGCGGAGATCTATCTTCTGAGTTTAACTGATAAGCTTGTGACAAGCACAAGGTCTACGTTTGGATACGTAGCTCAAGGTCTAGGAGGATTGAAGCCATGGATACTGTACGAGCCAAGGCATCAAAAAGCTCCTGACCCGCCGTGTGTTAGGGCCATGTCTATGGAGCCTTGCTCTCTAAAAGCACTTGTATCTGCTTGTCAAGCCGAGACAATCAAAACCACCCCTTTTGTTAAGTACTGTGAGGATCGCATCACAGGGATTAAGCTAGTTGATGAGTTGTAATTGTAATCTTTTTCAACTTGTTCTATGTTCTTCATTGTCACCTACCAAACTTCCTATATACTTATCTGAAAATCATATCCAAACTTTAAGATATAAACAGGAGTTAACTAGATGATAGGCTTTGTATATCACTTCCTAGTATCACATCAGTGTTTCTCATTTTCAATTCATCTGGATGTTCGTGGAGATCTTGCAACAGTCTTCTTCATCTCAGACATTAATGACAAAGAAAATACATGGTTTATCACCTTGAAACATCACCATCTCTCACTCGGCTTCACGGATTTTTctgattcaaaatatttatttctaataaaatacttctttttatttgatgATAGCTGCAGTAAGTTTTTCTTCTTAAAAACTTGTATCAATACATAGGCATCACCATCTCTTGTAAAACCATAACCACATGCATCAAAGATTTACCTGATCTTCCAGCACATTTACCTGATCTTCCagttcatttataaaattattttgactaTTTATCTTATTAGAATATAAATATCTTTTAGATCTAgtgtttttttatgtttatagaattattagttaatcaatgtTTAAAATTCTTTACATAATGTTATGTATGATTCTCGTTCTTATAAGATTTTGGTTTATCATGAATCATAACTTGTCTAATGTTGTCACATATACTTCAATGACTAGTCATATTATTGATAGACAAAtctcttaaaattattttgaaggATAATAGTATGATTCGAGGAAGCCAAATATAAAAACAACTAGATCTTCACCCGTGCGACtgcacggatattaattttctattttagtttttatttacttatactaaatgatatatttgtaatacttgatcgttttacattgactacgTTAGAGATGTGTATTTAGATATCGACTGATtcagttaaaatctatttggatttgagattttcgagtttaaagatttcagcaacattcaaatatttataaattttggtttcgatttgattcgggtatttgcgggtttggttcggatacGGATAAtccattcaaattattttaaaattttcaaaatttatatatactttaaatttctcaaaacatataaatttgagtaatgtaagccaaaatatctaaattaaaaattgaaaaacaggttgaacttcaatatttggatggagaataaatatatatttgaaatatttttggtgtttgattattatttatctactttatatgtttacttttaactattttttatattttcaaatagtttagacaactttaaattgacaaaaaatgacaactttaaaatattattaattgttgaaaaataaaaaacaaaatacattaatctaactaaaaagacaaacattaaaatagaaaaaaaaaacattaatctaactaatatagacaagcattaaaataggaaagaaaaaaaacacattaatataaccgaaaaagacaagcattaaaataggaaattcaatttaattctcagtggcatgtaATTGTAAATagcactgaaaactaaggggtattctatatgtgtacttctgttttaataagatagattgtcgaaataattaaaatatattaaatttaatcaaatataaattaatattttatgaatcAATGATGTGATTAATATCTGaaaccaaatttatttttagttcaatttgatttttaacatg from Raphanus sativus cultivar WK10039 chromosome 8, ASM80110v3, whole genome shotgun sequence includes:
- the LOC130494317 gene encoding rhamnogalacturonan I rhamnosyltransferase 1 isoform X1, with translation MEVVRSESTQARSDNKLPPPAAPKPRVQVWFVTVCSTILIWTCLVQLFAAGELWRTRIFTGQVSRFSAPDKPVPLPPPLPPPRNYTSNGILLVSCNGGLNQMRSAVSHICDMVTVARLLNLTLVVPELDKTSFWADPSGFEDIFDVRHFIDSLRDEVRVLRRLPKRYSTKYGYHMFEMPPVSWSDENYYLKQVLPLFSKHKVVHFNRTDTRLANNGLSLPLQWLRCRVNFQGLKFTPQLEALGSKLVRILQQRGPFLALHLRYEMDMLAFSGCTHGCSQEEAEELKKMRYTYPWWREKEINSEERRAQGLCPLTPEEVALVLKALGFDQNTQIYIAAGEIYGSEHRLSVLREAFPRIVKKEMLLESGELQQFQNHSSQMAALDFMVSVASNTFIPTYDGNMAKVVEGHRRYLGFKKTILLDRKRLVELLDLHNNKTLTWDQFAVAVKEAHERRRGAPTHRRVISDKPKEEDYFYANPQECLCEGTNCHDLSGHRNSTLTR
- the LOC130494317 gene encoding rhamnogalacturonan I rhamnosyltransferase 1 isoform X2 produces the protein MEVVRSESTQARSDNKLPPPAAPKPRVQVWFVTVCSTILIWTCLVQLFAAGELWRTRIFTGQVSRFSAPDKPVPLPPPLPPPRNYTSNGILLVSCNGGLNQMRSAICDMVTVARLLNLTLVVPELDKTSFWADPSGFEDIFDVRHFIDSLRDEVRVLRRLPKRYSTKYGYHMFEMPPVSWSDENYYLKQVLPLFSKHKVVHFNRTDTRLANNGLSLPLQWLRCRVNFQGLKFTPQLEALGSKLVRILQQRGPFLALHLRYEMDMLAFSGCTHGCSQEEAEELKKMRYTYPWWREKEINSEERRAQGLCPLTPEEVALVLKALGFDQNTQIYIAAGEIYGSEHRLSVLREAFPRIVKKEMLLESGELQQFQNHSSQMAALDFMVSVASNTFIPTYDGNMAKVVEGHRRYLGFKKTILLDRKRLVELLDLHNNKTLTWDQFAVAVKEAHERRRGAPTHRRVISDKPKEEDYFYANPQECLCEGTNCHDLSGHRNSTLTR
- the LOC108822487 gene encoding uncharacterized protein LOC108822487, which produces MSSPDPTKTANSDSQSPKEAPTPSEELGDSSTVWRDPVESGSPNEEEESNQGGEGEEEEEEGECGFCLFMKGGGCKESFTAWEVCVEEAEKNKEDIVTKCMEITSTLKKCMDEHSDYYQPILAAERAAEQQVKKELEADKEKISEEEAAAMKLAQG
- the LOC130498856 gene encoding fucosyltransferase 6-like, with the protein product MYHILKISGDVFRAMGLRIKILITVIFSGLLIGSVILLSFSNNFDDQLLDATLNGSSESELLHDKFLGGLLKPGFDEGSCVSRYTQSLLYRKPSPYKPSPYLVSKLRSYEKLHKRCGPGTKAYKKATKNLGHDDENYASKSVGKCRYIVWVAVYGLGNRILTLASVFLYALLTNRVVLVDQSKDISDLFCEPFPGTSWLLPREFPLMNQIDGYNKEYSRCYGTMLNNHAISTNSTPRHLYLHILHDSRDEDKMFFCSKDQDVIDKVPWLIVKANVYFVPSLWFNPNFQTELMKLFPQKEAVFHHLARYLYHPTNQVWGMVTRYHDAHLARADERLGIQIRVFSDKAGYFQHVMDQILSCTQREKLLPQVVSQEESKLNMSKRQKLKSVLVTSLYPEYADRLKNMFWEKPSSTGELIEVYQPSGERYQQTDNKLHDQKALAEMYLLSLTDKIVTSARSTFGYVAHSLGGLKPWLLYQPRDASAPDPPCVRSTSIDPCHLTPPSHGCDADWGTDSGKVVPFVKHCEDRDNDGLKLFDEL